TGGAGGTGCTGATTCGCCGCAACCGGCTCCTCTCGGACATCAGGAACAACACTCTGGTGAACTCAGATGAGGTATGGGAGTTCGGGACCGAGCACGCGGTGGCCGAGATGGCGGACTTCGCGCTCGGCGCATTCCTGGGCCTGGACGCGCTGTCGGACAGCCCGCAGACGATGGAGCGCGCCGTCCGCTTCTTCAACGCGATCGATCCCGAGGTGGCCAGGGACCGCCTCTACCTGATGCTCCGCCATACCTCGTCCCCGAGATCGGCCGTCCTGCGCGAGGCGATCGTGCAGATCATCGTCCGGCTGCACCTGGTGGACTACCGCCGCATCTCCGCCGCGCTGGAGTACCCGGAGGCCGTCGCGCGCAAGGAAGCCCTCCGGCTCCTCAAGGGACATCCGGGAATGTACCAGGAGCGCGACCTGGACGAGGCGGTTCAGCTGCGGGAGGTGATCCTGCGCACCTTTCCGCCGCGCTGGACGCCCACGACGCGCCGCGGCCTTCTCGGCGGGGAGAAGCCGGCATTCGCCTGCCCCTGTGGAGGCGTCGCCGATGAGGACGCGACCCACTGCCCGAAGTGCCACCTCGACACCTACGGCTTCGCCCGATCGGAATTCCCTCGCGACGAGGCGGTCAGGCTGATCACCGACCGGATCGCGGTGCTGCAGGAGATCTACGCATCGAGCTGACTCGCTGGTGGGGGCTCACGCAGACCGGCCTGCGTCATGCGATGGCGGTATGGCCTCAGGAATTGGATCTGCCCTTGTTCACCCGGTACTCGAGACTGCCATGCCTGACGAGCGGACGACCGCCTTCGAGTGGTCCCGGTATGCCGACGCCACGCTGGCCGGCCTCTCCGTACTGATCCCGCTGCCGTTCGTGGACGACGCCTTCGAGGGGTACTTTCGCAGGCGCATTCCCGGCGCGGTGGCGCGCTCCCGCGGCCGCTCGCTCCCGCCGGAGGTGCGCGCGGCGCTCGACGCGGAAGACGCCGCCGGCCGCAGCGGGTGCGCGACGCTCCCGCTGCGCCTCACCCTCGGCCTGCTGAAGCGCCTTTCGCGCAAGCTGCTGTACTTCCTCACGGTCAAGACGGCCACCGACCGCCTGAGCCACTACTGGTACCGGGCCTTCCTGCTGGACCACATGCTCGCCGCCGGCCACCTGGACGACCCCGCCACCGCCCGCGCCGCATACCGCGCCATGGAGCAGGTGCTCGCGGCCACGCGCGGCCCGCTCCCCCAGGTCGCACGCCAGCTGGTCACGAGCAGCCGCAACGTGTGGTCCGCTCTCCGCCTCGCCCGCCGCGGCAAGGATTCGGAGGAGGTGCGGGAGGTGCGCAGCCAGCTTGAGCTGCGCTGGAGCGAGATCGCGGAGCACCTGGGCGCGGTGGCCACCCGTTATGACGAGGCGTTCCTTCGGCTTGGAGCAGAGCGCGGAGACGGTTAGCCAGAATCGGTGCTTTCCGGAGTGGGAGAGGAGGGGAAGTGAGAGTTCGGGCATTCGCATCATCCATCATCGTGTTCATGATGATGCAGACCCTGGCAATCGCGGAAGCGCATGGGTAGCGCCTGGCTGCCGGCGCGCTCGTTTCGGCATCGATCGAGGTCAGTTTACGTCCCGCGCTCGAAAGCGGCGGAGATTTCCGGACACCCCTCGCGACTCTTGATTCGTCATTGGCGGGTTCAGCTTACGAGCTGCCTGCCGACACCACCCCCCGAGCATCCAAGCGCTGGCTGATACCGTACGCGATCGGAAGGGAAATCGCCGGGGGCGTGATCAAGTATGCGATCATGCCGAAGTCGCGTGACGTCGGCGACAACATGTACTGTCGGTACGCCTCGTTGGGATATCCTTTCGTCGGCCTGGGATTGGGCGGCTGGGCCGGCCTCCTGGTCGGCCATCTTCGCGAACGGTAGCCCGGTTCTTCTTCACCCGCTATCTCCGGCTCGCGGTGCGGATCCGTCGGGCGCGGTAGTCATGCACCAACGTTCCAACCACGGCTCCCACGAGTGTGCCGATCGAAACGGAGCCGGCGCGAACCAGCGGGTCCATTTCGTGGTCCGTGTGCGAAATCGTGTTCTCCTGGATGAGGTATGCGCCATACCCTACGGCCGCCCCGATCAACGCACCCGCCGCAGCGTATTTCACCACACTCGGGATACGCTCAGTTTCCGCTAGCGCCAGACGGGGTTTCGCGACGATCGCGGAAGTCTCCCAACTAGACAGGGAAGGACGCGCATATACCGGAATCACTGTGGGCTCACGCCA
This window of the Longimicrobium sp. genome carries:
- a CDS encoding heavy metal-binding domain-containing protein; this translates as MNSTSSVLVVNTSSIIGWEVEAYIGPISVHMVAGTNIFSDLFAGFSDIFGGRSESYGRQLSRLYDDAVEQLRRRARAAGANAVLGLTIDFDEISGQGKSMFMLNAIGTAVRARRTEAAVTAAAQPGAPLPFDQMEVLIRRNRLLSDIRNNTLVNSDEVWEFGTEHAVAEMADFALGAFLGLDALSDSPQTMERAVRFFNAIDPEVARDRLYLMLRHTSSPRSAVLREAIVQIIVRLHLVDYRRISAALEYPEAVARKEALRLLKGHPGMYQERDLDEAVQLREVILRTFPPRWTPTTRRGLLGGEKPAFACPCGGVADEDATHCPKCHLDTYGFARSEFPRDEAVRLITDRIAVLQEIYASS